A region of Pleionea litopenaei DNA encodes the following proteins:
- a CDS encoding vWA domain-containing protein: MYEFAWPYLLVLIIVPLLVTLLSARRSSVAGPALRSGLFDYWQHIQQDQPTHSSKGLLSLLLQWLVWTLLVVALARPQWVGEPVELPASGRDLMVSIDISGSMETPDLQLNGRPVSRLWVVKHLLADFIKEREGDRIGLVLFGEKAYLQTPLTFDLKTISHMLLETEIGLAGSSSTAIGDGIGLAVKRLKERPAENRVLILLTDGQNKSGALTPIEAAKLAKHAGITIYTIGVGADEMIIRDTLFRTERKVNPSEELDEETLTAIADMTGGQYFRARDEQEFRKIYAELDKLEPIEKEREVYRPTSELYYLPASLAALLFLLFILFTSAKRYLINRKESQWI; encoded by the coding sequence ATGTATGAATTTGCCTGGCCTTACTTGCTAGTTTTAATCATTGTTCCCTTGCTAGTGACTTTGCTATCGGCACGGCGCTCCTCTGTCGCTGGCCCGGCATTACGATCGGGCTTGTTTGATTATTGGCAGCACATCCAACAAGACCAACCCACTCATTCATCAAAAGGGTTACTCTCACTACTATTACAGTGGTTGGTATGGACTCTGTTAGTCGTCGCCTTGGCACGACCTCAATGGGTAGGAGAACCTGTTGAACTGCCAGCTTCAGGACGCGACCTGATGGTCAGTATCGACATTTCAGGCAGTATGGAGACGCCCGATTTACAACTTAACGGCCGACCGGTTTCTCGTTTATGGGTGGTCAAGCATCTGCTTGCCGACTTTATTAAAGAGCGCGAAGGCGATCGGATAGGGCTCGTTCTGTTTGGCGAAAAAGCGTATTTACAAACGCCATTAACGTTTGATTTAAAAACCATTAGTCATATGTTGCTCGAAACTGAAATTGGTCTAGCGGGCTCTTCCAGTACGGCAATCGGTGACGGAATCGGTCTCGCAGTAAAACGTCTAAAAGAACGTCCGGCAGAAAATCGAGTTTTAATATTACTCACCGATGGCCAAAACAAGTCGGGAGCGTTAACGCCGATTGAAGCTGCAAAACTGGCAAAGCATGCGGGCATTACTATCTACACCATCGGTGTGGGTGCTGATGAAATGATTATTCGAGACACCCTCTTTCGCACTGAGCGAAAAGTTAATCCATCAGAAGAGCTGGATGAAGAAACACTCACCGCCATCGCTGACATGACCGGCGGACAATACTTCCGTGCGCGCGATGAACAAGAATTTCGTAAAATCTACGCAGAGCTCGACAAACTTGAGCCGATAGAAAAAGAACGTGAAGTCTATCGTCCTACCAGCGAGCTGTACTACCTTCCGGCGTCATTGGCAGCTCTGCTGTTCTTGTTGTTTATTCTTTTCACATCGGCTAAACGCTATTTGATCAACCGCAAGGAAAGCCAATGGATATGA
- a CDS encoding DUF4381 domain-containing protein, producing the protein MSNTNPSSNDLMSQLRDIHTPDPVSWWPLAPGWWILMLLVIGAIVTLFILFKRSRRPSPSLAYAEQQLQLLQSKSSNKENLVEALHLLRRFAMNHFPKELTARMPLLTLAKTIAATNQITLNSSSLKLLNNAHYAPNVSVSNEQWQDLLNDLKQLIQSLSRVTQQPATQVAMVNALKQAGEANV; encoded by the coding sequence ATGAGCAATACGAATCCATCTTCTAATGATCTCATGTCACAGCTTAGAGATATTCACACGCCTGATCCTGTCTCTTGGTGGCCGCTCGCTCCCGGATGGTGGATTTTGATGCTGTTGGTTATTGGTGCAATCGTCACCCTATTCATTCTTTTTAAACGATCCAGACGACCATCGCCATCCTTAGCGTATGCTGAGCAGCAGCTTCAGTTGTTGCAGTCAAAGTCCAGCAACAAAGAAAACCTGGTCGAGGCATTGCATCTATTACGACGCTTTGCGATGAATCATTTTCCAAAAGAACTGACCGCTCGAATGCCATTGCTCACACTGGCTAAAACCATCGCGGCAACCAACCAAATCACGCTGAATTCATCTTCGCTAAAGTTACTCAACAACGCTCACTATGCCCCTAATGTTTCGGTCAGCAATGAGCAATGGCAAGATCTTTTAAACGATCTAAAACAACTTATTCAATCTCTGAGTCGAGTGACTCAACAGCCAGCCACTCAAGTGGCTATGGTCAACGCACTAAAACAAGCGGGTGAAGCCAATGTATGA
- a CDS encoding DUF58 domain-containing protein, whose translation MNQHWRKSNPAKHFSDRPHQMGVELSLAELLECKRMADNLKLPTMQKVKTHLLGGFISYYKGRGMDFDEARPYQQGDDIRSIDWRVTARTGDAHTKIFREERERPVFVLLDQTHSMMFGSKVQFKSVQAAKLAATIMWKTLGDGNRFGALLFNDFRHQEFKPASSRKNTLRILNDIVLSHAEQLKVDENKASSSSASPIAVTLKRARHLIKPGSLVFVLSDFLQFNDESEHHLVRLAQHNDINLITLFDPLEQQLPPAGLYPITNGSKRTILNTESSQTREEYQRLFSEKVQHMDAIALKHRMKHHQLATNENLTQRLSLSDGQGLRR comes from the coding sequence ATGAACCAGCACTGGCGAAAAAGTAATCCTGCGAAGCACTTCAGTGATCGTCCACATCAAATGGGCGTAGAGCTGTCTTTAGCTGAACTTCTCGAATGTAAGCGAATGGCCGACAATTTGAAGCTTCCCACCATGCAAAAAGTTAAAACGCATTTGCTCGGTGGGTTCATCTCTTATTATAAAGGTCGCGGAATGGATTTTGACGAAGCTCGACCTTATCAGCAAGGCGACGATATTCGTTCTATCGACTGGCGGGTAACTGCTCGAACGGGAGACGCTCACACAAAAATATTTCGCGAAGAACGTGAGCGACCTGTTTTTGTATTGCTCGACCAAACTCACAGCATGATGTTTGGTTCTAAAGTTCAGTTCAAGAGCGTTCAAGCAGCCAAACTCGCAGCCACCATTATGTGGAAAACCTTAGGCGACGGTAACCGCTTTGGGGCGCTATTGTTTAATGATTTTCGTCACCAAGAGTTTAAGCCGGCGAGTTCGCGAAAAAACACCTTACGAATTTTAAATGACATTGTCTTAAGCCATGCTGAGCAGCTCAAAGTGGATGAAAATAAAGCATCATCCTCTTCAGCGTCGCCAATTGCAGTGACACTCAAACGAGCGAGACACCTCATTAAGCCAGGCAGTCTCGTTTTTGTGCTCAGTGACTTTTTACAATTTAACGATGAAAGCGAACACCATCTCGTTCGCTTAGCTCAACACAACGACATCAACTTAATTACTCTGTTTGATCCTCTCGAGCAGCAATTACCTCCTGCAGGTCTGTATCCGATCACCAACGGATCAAAAAGAACCATTTTAAACACGGAGTCTTCACAAACACGTGAGGAGTACCAACGTCTTTTTAGTGAAAAAGTACAACACATGGATGCTATCGCACTTAAACACCGAATGAAGCATCATCAATTAGCGACCAACGAAAATCTAACCCAACGATTGAGCCTTAGCGATGGCCAAGGATTGCGACGATGA
- a CDS encoding AAA family ATPase — MDVRTAIIQLQKFLQQRIVGQEALIEKIIIALLADGHLLVEGAPGLAKTRAIKELARGIEGEFHRIQFTPDLLPADLTGTDIFRPQTGTFEFQKGPIFHNLVLADEINRAPAKVQSALLEAMAERQITVGGSSYPLPPLFMVMATQNPIEQEGTYPLPEAQLDRFLMHILVDYPDAKAESEILKLSRAESHHQAKLKQPDEELTTEALFAARDQVLDIYMADEVEQYIVQLVIATRQPEKFDAQLARWIDFGGSPRATISLDRCARAYAWLKESEFVTPEHVQAIAHEVLRHRILLSYEAEAEGVTSDQIIERLLSVVSVA; from the coding sequence ATGGACGTAAGAACTGCAATCATTCAGCTGCAAAAATTCCTTCAACAGCGCATCGTCGGGCAAGAAGCACTGATAGAAAAGATCATCATCGCATTGTTAGCCGATGGTCACCTATTGGTTGAGGGCGCTCCTGGACTCGCTAAGACCCGGGCAATTAAAGAACTCGCTCGCGGCATCGAGGGGGAATTTCACCGCATTCAGTTTACCCCAGACCTACTTCCAGCGGATCTTACGGGCACCGATATTTTCCGGCCACAAACCGGCACCTTCGAGTTTCAAAAAGGTCCTATTTTCCATAACCTAGTGCTTGCCGATGAAATCAATCGCGCGCCCGCTAAAGTACAGTCAGCGCTTCTGGAAGCAATGGCTGAGCGACAAATTACGGTTGGCGGCAGTTCGTATCCATTGCCTCCGCTATTTATGGTTATGGCGACTCAGAATCCAATCGAACAAGAAGGCACCTACCCTTTACCCGAAGCACAGCTTGATCGGTTCCTAATGCATATTTTGGTTGATTACCCCGACGCTAAAGCCGAATCAGAGATTTTAAAGCTCTCTCGAGCTGAGTCGCATCATCAAGCAAAATTAAAACAACCCGATGAGGAATTGACCACTGAAGCTTTGTTCGCCGCTCGCGATCAAGTATTAGATATCTACATGGCTGACGAGGTTGAGCAATACATCGTTCAACTGGTTATTGCCACACGACAACCAGAAAAATTCGATGCGCAGTTAGCTCGCTGGATTGATTTTGGAGGAAGTCCTCGAGCAACTATTTCCTTAGACCGATGTGCTCGCGCCTATGCTTGGTTAAAAGAAAGTGAATTTGTGACGCCGGAACATGTACAAGCCATCGCGCATGAAGTGCTTCGGCATCGAATATTACTCAGCTATGAAGCTGAGGCAGAGGGAGTGACTAGCGATCAAATCATTGAGCGCTTGTTATCGGTTGTTTCCGTTGCATAA
- the fadI gene encoding acetyl-CoA C-acyltransferase FadI — protein MSKQTESNSTQKGGAVLGSKPERVAIVAGLRTPFARQLTHYRTQNPVDLGKLVVNEMLARTEIDPSLIDQVVFGQVLAMTDAPNIAREIVLGTGMNVHTDAYSVSRACATSFQSAVSVAESIMAGSVSVGIAGGADSSSVVPIGISKKLAAILMDLSKARTMGQRLKLIAKIRPKDLAPVPPAVKEYSTGLTMGENAEQMARDHGISREEQDALAHRSHTLAAQAWNDGKLDDEVMTAYVQPFKEALRIDNNIRFNSTLEGYAKLRPAFDRKHGTLTAANSTPLTDGAAALMLMSESRAKELGLEIKGFIKSYAFAAIDATCDMLMGPSYATPLALDRAGMTLNDLDLIEMHEAFAAQALCNVKAFASKEFAKDKLNRSSAIGEIDMDKFNVLGGSLAYGHPFAATGARLITQMLNELKRRGGGTALTTACAAGGLGAAMILEVE, from the coding sequence ATGTCAAAGCAAACTGAATCTAATTCCACTCAGAAAGGTGGCGCTGTACTAGGCTCTAAGCCAGAGCGGGTGGCCATTGTGGCAGGATTAAGAACGCCTTTCGCCCGTCAACTGACTCATTACCGCACTCAAAATCCGGTCGATTTGGGGAAATTAGTGGTTAATGAAATGCTTGCGCGTACCGAGATAGATCCCAGTCTGATTGACCAAGTGGTTTTTGGTCAGGTGCTCGCAATGACGGACGCACCCAATATTGCTCGAGAAATTGTCTTAGGAACGGGCATGAACGTCCACACCGATGCCTATTCGGTGTCGCGAGCCTGTGCAACCAGCTTTCAGTCAGCCGTCAGTGTCGCAGAATCAATTATGGCAGGTAGTGTGTCGGTAGGTATTGCGGGTGGAGCAGATAGTTCATCTGTTGTTCCAATCGGAATTTCAAAGAAACTTGCCGCGATTTTGATGGACTTAAGCAAAGCGAGAACCATGGGTCAGCGTTTAAAGTTGATTGCAAAAATTCGCCCAAAAGATCTTGCACCCGTCCCTCCGGCGGTGAAAGAGTATTCAACCGGCCTGACCATGGGAGAGAATGCTGAACAAATGGCACGAGATCATGGCATTAGCCGTGAAGAACAAGATGCATTGGCACATCGCTCGCACACACTCGCGGCACAAGCGTGGAATGATGGAAAGCTCGATGATGAAGTTATGACGGCGTATGTACAGCCGTTCAAAGAAGCCTTGCGCATTGATAACAACATTCGTTTTAACTCAACGTTAGAAGGTTACGCAAAACTTCGTCCTGCATTTGATCGTAAACACGGTACATTAACCGCAGCCAATAGTACGCCGTTAACCGATGGTGCAGCGGCTTTGATGTTAATGAGTGAAAGTCGAGCAAAAGAGTTGGGCCTAGAAATTAAAGGTTTCATCAAGAGTTATGCTTTCGCGGCAATTGATGCAACCTGCGACATGTTGATGGGGCCGTCATATGCGACACCATTAGCGTTAGATAGAGCAGGAATGACCTTAAATGACCTCGATTTGATCGAAATGCACGAAGCCTTCGCTGCTCAGGCTTTGTGTAATGTAAAAGCTTTTGCATCAAAAGAATTTGCAAAAGATAAATTGAACCGAAGCTCTGCGATAGGTGAAATCGATATGGATAAATTTAATGTCTTAGGCGGCTCATTGGCTTATGGACACCCATTTGCGGCAACGGGCGCTCGACTAATCACGCAAATGCTCAACGAATTGAAACGTCGAGGTGGTGGAACGGCATTAACAACTGCCTGCGCGGCAGGTGGTTTAGGTGCTGCAATGATTTTGGAGGTTGAATAA
- the fadJ gene encoding fatty acid oxidation complex subunit alpha FadJ, with translation MTDQQQAFAMSVDDQGIAVIVIDVPNESQNTLKEAFVDDISAILDDLENNSDVKGLIITSGKDDSFVAGADISMLKAVTEASQATQLSAAGQQIFNRLENLNIPTVAAINGACLGGGLELAMACHQRVATQESKTKLGLPEVQLGVLPGSGGTQRLPRLVGIATSLDMMLTGKQLNARRALKAGLVDEVVPTANLMVAAKKRIESMAKKGRWKKSCDEPANEWGKVFSAAGAQKLALESNSFGRKVIFDQARKTVGAKTKGNYPAPLKIIECVEMGMEHGFVKGLEVEAKYFGELVMSPEARQLMNIFFAVTELKKDSGVDGDVTPKTIHKVGVLGGGLMGAGIASVTVEKAKIPVRVKDVSIEGVNHALGYNWKLISKKLQRRQYSEIEAKAVQARLTGGTDYQGFQHADMVIEAVFEDLELKHKMVKEVEALQNEKVIFATNTSSIPIAEIATASKRPEQVVGLHYFSPVEKMPLLEIIKTEQTSAEVIATAVEFGKKQGKTVIVVNDGAGFYVNRILAPYMNEAARLVAEGVAVDQIDKALVKAGFPVGPMTLLDEVGIDVATKVAPILQQAFGERMEPPEVFEKVKADDRKGKKNGRGFYLYGDKKKSGKSVDPSIYKVLGVNPTTSISDTEIVERCMLMMLNEAARCLDEGIIRSPRDGDIGAIFGIGFPPFLGGPFRHMESLGIAQVVDRLEHYAKAKGERFSPAETLIEKKKEGKAFYN, from the coding sequence ATGACTGATCAACAGCAAGCATTTGCAATGAGTGTCGATGACCAAGGCATAGCCGTTATTGTCATCGATGTTCCCAATGAGTCACAAAACACCTTGAAAGAAGCGTTTGTTGATGACATTAGCGCAATTTTGGATGATTTAGAGAACAATTCGGATGTCAAAGGGTTAATCATCACCAGTGGCAAAGACGATAGTTTTGTTGCGGGTGCTGATATCAGCATGCTCAAAGCCGTGACAGAAGCGAGCCAAGCAACTCAGTTGTCGGCGGCTGGTCAGCAGATTTTTAATCGTTTAGAAAATTTAAATATTCCGACGGTTGCTGCAATCAATGGTGCCTGTTTAGGCGGTGGTTTAGAGCTTGCTATGGCTTGCCATCAACGAGTCGCAACGCAAGAAAGTAAAACCAAATTGGGGCTGCCGGAAGTGCAACTAGGGGTTTTACCAGGAAGTGGGGGTACGCAACGTTTACCTCGACTCGTTGGCATTGCTACTTCTTTAGACATGATGCTCACCGGAAAGCAGTTAAACGCTCGCCGAGCGTTAAAAGCGGGTTTAGTCGATGAAGTTGTTCCGACGGCTAACTTGATGGTGGCGGCAAAAAAACGAATTGAAAGCATGGCTAAAAAGGGACGTTGGAAAAAGTCATGCGATGAACCTGCGAATGAGTGGGGGAAAGTTTTCTCTGCTGCGGGCGCTCAAAAGTTAGCGCTTGAAAGCAACAGTTTTGGTCGTAAGGTCATTTTTGACCAAGCGCGAAAAACGGTGGGAGCCAAAACGAAGGGTAATTATCCTGCGCCGTTGAAAATAATTGAGTGCGTCGAAATGGGCATGGAGCATGGGTTCGTTAAAGGCCTAGAAGTAGAGGCCAAATATTTCGGCGAACTTGTGATGTCACCCGAAGCCCGTCAATTAATGAATATTTTCTTTGCCGTGACTGAGCTGAAAAAAGACAGCGGAGTGGATGGCGATGTCACACCGAAAACGATCCATAAAGTAGGCGTGCTAGGTGGTGGTTTAATGGGAGCTGGTATCGCTTCTGTCACCGTCGAAAAAGCGAAAATTCCGGTACGTGTAAAAGACGTGAGCATTGAAGGTGTCAATCATGCACTCGGGTACAATTGGAAATTGATCAGCAAAAAACTGCAACGTCGCCAGTATTCAGAAATAGAAGCCAAAGCCGTTCAAGCGCGCTTAACGGGGGGTACCGACTATCAAGGCTTTCAACATGCCGATATGGTGATCGAAGCGGTGTTTGAAGATTTGGAATTGAAGCATAAGATGGTGAAAGAGGTTGAGGCGTTGCAAAATGAGAAAGTCATTTTCGCGACCAATACGTCGTCAATTCCGATTGCTGAAATTGCTACCGCGAGTAAGCGTCCAGAGCAAGTCGTTGGTTTACATTATTTTTCACCCGTTGAGAAAATGCCTTTATTAGAAATTATTAAAACGGAACAAACCTCCGCGGAAGTCATTGCGACGGCGGTTGAGTTTGGAAAGAAACAGGGTAAAACGGTCATTGTTGTTAACGACGGTGCGGGTTTTTATGTGAATCGTATTCTTGCGCCTTACATGAACGAAGCGGCTCGTTTAGTGGCTGAAGGGGTTGCCGTCGATCAAATCGATAAAGCGTTAGTCAAGGCAGGATTCCCAGTGGGGCCGATGACCTTGTTAGACGAAGTTGGAATTGATGTTGCAACCAAGGTGGCTCCAATATTACAACAAGCGTTCGGCGAGAGAATGGAGCCCCCAGAAGTTTTTGAGAAAGTAAAAGCGGACGATCGAAAAGGCAAAAAGAATGGTCGAGGTTTTTATCTTTACGGAGACAAGAAAAAATCGGGTAAATCTGTTGACCCATCCATTTACAAAGTACTCGGAGTCAACCCAACGACGTCAATTTCTGATACAGAAATTGTCGAACGCTGTATGTTGATGATGTTAAACGAAGCGGCACGTTGCCTAGACGAAGGGATCATTCGTAGCCCACGTGATGGCGATATTGGTGCTATTTTCGGTATTGGCTTTCCTCCTTTCTTAGGTGGACCCTTCCGCCATATGGAATCACTGGGTATCGCGCAAGTGGTCGATCGGTTAGAACATTATGCGAAGGCAAAAGGTGAACGATTTAGTCCAGCAGAGACCTTGATCGAAAAGAAAAAAGAAGGGAAAGCGTTTTATAACTAA
- a CDS encoding DUF4147 domain-containing protein, with protein MTPEQRLRRIISRTLAANTATEWTRQCVFNQCILNNGSNALQSSHENRDVNALSSTIGTRNDDQKRNDDQKGKDDQKRNKIAPRPQTNLPAIIAIGKAANAMLNAFSDTDFAAAISVVPQAYAEQTKLELPVDKFQVVYSTHPYPSSQSIQASHQVKSFIKNYLGHPLYFLISGGTSALIEQPIEGVSLQELNQLNQKLVLSGMPIETINFLRKKLSKVKGGGLLHWIYNALPTADKKIRIKQFTLSDVPRDDPSTVGSGLLFPSKIQEESRSIERFLSDLSQSGDFSNKVTQLLGRSKEISDTNKQQSLEQPQSILVGNSQKMSQAVLETLKVNYPQLCFHSGEINEPLEQFLQRMDQALASGNRAMVFHGEVELAVPSNSGKGGRNSHLALIMARKLFESGKKGLFASIATDGADGNTTAAGAIVSQASWMQMNDPEKALSDYDSYSALRSINATIELPRGRQNVRDLYCLLIC; from the coding sequence TTGACGCCTGAGCAACGTTTACGACGAATCATTTCAAGGACCCTCGCGGCGAACACTGCGACAGAGTGGACGCGTCAATGTGTTTTTAATCAATGTATTTTAAATAATGGCTCAAATGCTCTTCAATCGAGCCATGAGAATCGAGACGTTAATGCGTTATCTTCTACAATCGGCACTCGCAACGACGATCAAAAACGCAACGATGATCAAAAAGGCAAGGATGATCAAAAGCGCAACAAAATCGCTCCTCGGCCGCAAACAAACTTACCTGCCATTATTGCAATAGGAAAAGCCGCTAATGCGATGCTCAACGCTTTTTCAGATACTGATTTTGCAGCGGCTATATCAGTGGTTCCTCAGGCGTATGCTGAGCAGACAAAGCTGGAGCTGCCCGTCGATAAATTTCAGGTGGTCTACTCGACACATCCGTATCCCAGTTCTCAGTCAATTCAAGCTAGCCATCAAGTAAAGTCCTTTATCAAGAACTATTTAGGGCATCCTCTTTATTTTCTGATATCCGGAGGAACATCGGCACTGATAGAACAGCCCATTGAGGGAGTGTCACTGCAAGAGTTAAATCAGCTAAATCAAAAGCTAGTGTTAAGTGGCATGCCCATTGAGACCATTAACTTCTTAAGAAAAAAGTTATCAAAGGTTAAAGGGGGAGGGTTATTGCATTGGATTTATAACGCATTACCGACCGCAGATAAAAAGATTAGAATAAAGCAGTTTACGCTTTCTGATGTTCCTAGGGACGATCCAAGTACTGTCGGTTCGGGATTATTGTTTCCGTCTAAAATTCAAGAAGAGAGTCGTTCGATAGAAAGGTTTTTAAGCGACTTATCGCAGAGTGGCGACTTCTCGAACAAGGTGACCCAGTTGCTTGGGCGTTCGAAGGAAATAAGTGATACGAATAAGCAGCAATCGCTCGAACAGCCTCAATCTATTTTAGTAGGAAATAGTCAAAAAATGTCCCAAGCTGTTTTGGAGACTTTGAAAGTTAACTATCCTCAATTGTGTTTCCATAGTGGTGAGATCAATGAGCCCTTAGAGCAATTTCTACAACGCATGGACCAAGCCTTGGCATCAGGCAACCGTGCAATGGTCTTTCACGGTGAAGTCGAATTGGCCGTACCGTCAAACTCTGGGAAAGGCGGGCGTAACAGTCACTTGGCATTGATAATGGCACGTAAGTTATTTGAATCGGGAAAGAAAGGTCTATTTGCTTCTATTGCGACAGATGGTGCCGATGGTAATACGACGGCGGCTGGCGCGATTGTGAGCCAAGCGTCTTGGATGCAAATGAATGACCCCGAAAAGGCTTTGAGCGACTATGATAGCTATTCAGCGTTGCGATCCATCAATGCGACCATTGAGCTACCGAGGGGTCGACAAAATGTTCGTGATCTTTACTGCTTGTTGATATGTTAA
- a CDS encoding AAA family ATPase, producing MTNVIDRVKKTLNSILLGKEPQVEMAIVCLLAKGHLLIEDLPGMGKTTLAHALSRVFGLEFQRVQFTSDLLPADITGTSIYDRNSQSFVFHSGPIFSQVVLADEINRATPKTQSALLEAMEEQQVTIEGETRALPDPFFVIATQNPSHQLGTYPLPESQLDRFLIRLSLGYPHPDIEKDLLLNGDRRASATMAQAQITAEELTSLQEQVSEVQASDNLVDYVLKLVLETRQSSELLHGLSPRAGLALIQAAKAFALIKERRYVIPEDVQAVFPFVVGHRLAASEQSTISGQDLANMIIQKVAVPL from the coding sequence ATGACGAATGTGATCGATCGAGTTAAGAAAACCCTTAATAGTATCTTGTTAGGTAAAGAGCCTCAGGTTGAAATGGCGATTGTCTGTTTGCTGGCCAAGGGACATTTATTAATTGAAGATTTACCGGGAATGGGCAAAACAACGCTTGCTCATGCATTGTCTCGAGTGTTCGGTTTGGAATTTCAACGAGTACAGTTTACTTCCGACTTGCTGCCGGCCGATATAACCGGAACATCGATTTACGATCGAAACAGTCAGTCTTTTGTATTCCATAGTGGGCCGATTTTCTCGCAGGTTGTTTTAGCCGATGAAATTAATAGAGCGACGCCGAAAACCCAAAGTGCTTTGCTAGAGGCGATGGAAGAGCAACAAGTCACCATTGAAGGTGAAACGCGAGCGCTGCCCGATCCTTTCTTTGTTATTGCAACACAGAATCCTTCGCACCAATTAGGAACCTATCCTTTGCCTGAATCGCAACTCGATCGTTTTTTAATTAGATTGTCATTAGGTTATCCTCATCCAGACATTGAAAAAGATTTGTTACTCAATGGTGATCGTCGCGCGTCAGCAACCATGGCTCAAGCGCAAATTACCGCTGAAGAACTGACCTCTTTGCAAGAACAAGTGTCGGAAGTTCAAGCGTCCGATAATCTCGTAGATTATGTTTTAAAATTAGTTCTTGAGACGCGACAGTCGTCGGAACTTTTACATGGCTTATCACCGCGAGCAGGTCTCGCTCTAATTCAAGCCGCCAAAGCGTTTGCGTTAATTAAAGAGCGACGCTATGTGATCCCAGAAGATGTGCAAGCGGTTTTTCCTTTTGTGGTAGGGCATCGGTTGGCGGCATCTGAACAAAGTACGATCAGCGGTCAAGACCTAGCGAATATGATCATTCAGAAAGTAGCGGTGCCTTTATAA
- a CDS encoding DUF58 domain-containing protein — MPSVYSQLLNRWSDVILQWQKRRSPVLREIRLTQKNIYILPTRFGLLMALVTFLMGVGATNYQNNLIFITTFACMTLGVLGILLTFNNLVSTRFSIHPINPIFAGEIARCRISAASNKTHFAVNLNFKREDIQSLDILPKAEQHSDLSLSFATRGIYSIPPIRVSTQYPFGFFQAWSWLFFDAQVVVYPQPLKPEDIHLAKASGDSDYTDQYKDGIEDFYGLKAYQSGESMSRIHWKSYAQEKGLQTKHFVDYVSDPDSFNFDAFEESSTEKRLSYLCYLVLEAARQGRQFGLILPGRTIPVNSGVEHQDACLLALAQYGTNS; from the coding sequence ATGCCATCCGTTTATTCTCAACTGTTGAACCGTTGGTCAGATGTCATTTTACAGTGGCAGAAACGTCGTTCACCGGTCTTGCGTGAAATTCGTCTTACCCAAAAGAATATTTATATTTTACCAACGCGCTTTGGTTTATTGATGGCGTTAGTGACTTTTTTGATGGGTGTTGGTGCAACGAACTATCAAAATAATTTGATTTTTATTACAACGTTTGCCTGTATGACATTGGGGGTTTTGGGGATATTGCTAACCTTCAATAACCTTGTTTCGACACGTTTTTCCATACATCCGATTAATCCAATATTTGCTGGAGAGATAGCTCGATGTCGAATTTCAGCGGCGAGTAATAAAACGCATTTTGCTGTAAATTTGAATTTTAAACGAGAAGATATTCAATCGTTAGATATTTTGCCCAAAGCCGAGCAGCACAGTGATCTCTCTTTATCGTTTGCAACAAGAGGCATCTATTCAATTCCTCCCATCCGAGTATCAACACAGTACCCCTTCGGCTTTTTCCAAGCATGGTCATGGTTGTTTTTTGATGCGCAAGTAGTTGTTTATCCACAACCACTAAAACCCGAAGACATTCATCTGGCAAAGGCGAGTGGTGATTCAGATTATACGGATCAATATAAAGATGGCATTGAGGATTTTTATGGTCTTAAAGCCTATCAATCTGGAGAGTCTATGTCGCGAATACACTGGAAAAGTTACGCACAAGAAAAAGGCCTACAAACGAAGCACTTTGTTGATTATGTGAGTGATCCCGATAGTTTTAATTTTGATGCTTTTGAAGAGTCTTCAACAGAAAAGCGTTTGTCCTATTTATGTTACTTAGTCTTAGAGGCGGCGCGTCAAGGGCGACAGTTTGGATTAATATTGCCTGGACGAACGATTCCCGTGAACTCTGGCGTGGAGCATCAAGATGCTTGCCTATTAGCGCTTGCCCAATACGGAACCAACAGTTAA